A single window of Streptomyces griseoviridis DNA harbors:
- a CDS encoding Dps family protein, translating to MTVVKSTLPDPDRDITGEALQGTLVDLLGLSLIAKQAHWNIVGPRFRSVHLQLDEVVDTARAYADTVAERAAALGVTPDGRPETIAAAFTLPSPKDGWLRDSDVVRLMVETLEAAIGRLRARIAATDRPDPVSQDLLISLTAELEKQRWMFAAEDWPNES from the coding sequence ATGACCGTGGTGAAGAGCACCCTGCCCGACCCGGACCGCGACATCACAGGGGAGGCCCTCCAGGGCACCCTCGTGGATCTGCTCGGGCTCTCGCTGATCGCCAAGCAGGCCCACTGGAACATCGTCGGACCGCGGTTCCGCTCCGTCCATCTGCAACTGGACGAGGTGGTGGACACCGCCCGCGCCTACGCCGACACGGTCGCGGAGCGCGCCGCCGCGCTCGGGGTGACGCCGGACGGCCGTCCCGAGACGATCGCCGCCGCGTTCACGCTGCCGAGCCCGAAGGACGGCTGGCTGCGTGACTCCGACGTGGTGCGGCTGATGGTGGAGACGCTGGAGGCGGCCATCGGACGGCTGCGCGCCCGGATCGCCGCGACCGACCGGCCCGACCCGGTCTCCCAGGACCTGCTGATCTCCCTCACCGCCGAACTGGAGAAGCAGCGCTGGATGTTCGCGGCGGAGGACTGGCCGAACGAGAGCTGA
- a CDS encoding sulfite exporter TauE/SafE family protein has product MNTMTLWHLTGWEFAALACAALLVGFSKTAVSGANTVSLAIFAAILPARASTGVLLPILIAGDVVAVLTYRRHAHWPTLWRLFPAVAAGVLAGTVFLIWADDGMVRTSIGAILLLMAGVTVWRRRRAAADEGPDSVATRSGRLKARSYGVLGGFTTMVANAGGPVMSLYLLSAGFRKLGFLGTSAFFFLIVNVTKVPFSAGLGLIDGTSLLLDAALVLFVVPGALLGKWAVDRINQRLFEQLVIAATVVGGLQLLLR; this is encoded by the coding sequence ATGAACACGATGACCCTCTGGCACCTCACCGGCTGGGAGTTCGCGGCGCTCGCCTGCGCCGCGCTCCTCGTCGGCTTCTCCAAGACCGCCGTGAGCGGCGCCAACACGGTGAGCCTCGCCATCTTCGCGGCGATCCTGCCCGCCCGCGCCTCCACCGGCGTGCTGCTGCCGATCCTGATCGCGGGCGACGTCGTCGCCGTCCTCACCTACCGGCGGCACGCCCACTGGCCCACCCTGTGGCGGCTGTTCCCGGCCGTCGCCGCCGGCGTGCTGGCCGGCACGGTGTTCCTGATCTGGGCCGACGACGGCATGGTCCGCACCTCGATCGGCGCGATCCTGCTGCTCATGGCCGGGGTCACGGTGTGGCGCCGCCGCCGGGCCGCGGCCGACGAGGGGCCCGACTCGGTCGCCACCCGCTCCGGCCGCCTCAAGGCCCGTTCCTACGGCGTGCTCGGCGGCTTCACCACCATGGTCGCCAACGCGGGCGGCCCGGTGATGTCGCTGTATCTGCTCTCCGCGGGCTTCCGCAAACTCGGCTTCCTGGGCACCTCGGCGTTCTTCTTCCTGATCGTCAACGTCACCAAGGTGCCCTTCAGCGCGGGGCTCGGCCTGATCGACGGCACCTCGCTGCTGCTCGACGCCGCGCTCGTGCTGTTCGTCGTCCCCGGCGCCCTGCTGGGCAAGTGGGCGGTTGACCGCATCAACCAGCGGCTGTTCGAACAGCTCGTGATCGCGGCGACCGTCGTGGGCGGCCTGCAACTCCTGCTGCGCTGA
- a CDS encoding thiolase family protein — protein sequence MRPVHFAAARRTPIGKLRGSLSTVRPDDLAAGVIRGLVADLPGLDPARIDDVYWGAANQAGEDNRNVARMAALLAGLPETVPGATVNRLCASGLEAVTLAARTVAAGEADIVLAGGSESMSRAPFVLPRPDEALPHRMETADTRLGWRLVNPAMKDLHGLLPMGGTAEEVAERYGVTRERQDEFALRSHRRAAEARENGHFDDELLPVERPDGVVVDTDECVREDTSYEKLARLKPVFRAGGTVTAGNASPMNDGAAGLVLVSEEALNELGLESLGRYVAGASAGVHPDVMGIGPVPATRKALARVGWSVQDVQEAEFNEAFAAQALACVDQLGVDPDLVNPSGGAIALGHPLGCSGARILTTLLHRMRRTGADRGLATMCVGVGQGSAVLVERH from the coding sequence GTGCGTCCCGTCCACTTCGCGGCAGCGCGCCGCACCCCCATCGGCAAGCTCCGCGGCTCCCTGTCCACCGTGCGCCCCGACGACCTCGCGGCCGGCGTGATCCGCGGCCTGGTCGCCGACCTGCCCGGCCTCGACCCGGCCAGGATCGACGACGTCTACTGGGGCGCCGCCAACCAGGCGGGCGAGGACAACCGCAACGTCGCCCGGATGGCCGCCCTCCTCGCCGGCCTGCCCGAGACCGTGCCGGGCGCCACCGTCAACCGGCTCTGCGCCTCCGGCCTCGAAGCCGTCACCCTCGCCGCCCGCACCGTCGCCGCGGGCGAGGCCGACATCGTCCTCGCGGGCGGCTCCGAGTCGATGAGCCGCGCCCCCTTCGTGCTGCCCCGCCCCGACGAGGCGCTCCCGCACCGGATGGAGACCGCCGACACCCGCCTCGGCTGGCGGCTGGTCAACCCCGCGATGAAGGACCTGCACGGACTGCTCCCGATGGGCGGGACCGCCGAGGAGGTCGCCGAACGGTACGGCGTCACCCGCGAACGCCAGGACGAGTTCGCGCTGCGCAGCCACCGACGCGCCGCCGAGGCCCGCGAGAACGGCCACTTCGACGACGAACTCCTGCCCGTGGAACGCCCGGACGGTGTGGTCGTCGACACCGACGAATGCGTCCGCGAGGACACCTCGTACGAGAAGCTCGCCCGCCTCAAGCCGGTCTTCCGCGCCGGCGGCACGGTCACCGCGGGCAACGCCTCCCCGATGAACGACGGCGCCGCGGGACTCGTCCTGGTCAGCGAAGAGGCCCTGAACGAGCTGGGGTTGGAGTCGCTCGGCCGGTACGTGGCCGGCGCCTCGGCGGGCGTGCACCCCGACGTGATGGGCATCGGGCCGGTGCCCGCCACCCGCAAGGCGCTGGCCCGCGTGGGGTGGAGCGTCCAGGACGTCCAAGAGGCCGAGTTCAACGAGGCGTTCGCCGCCCAGGCTCTCGCCTGCGTCGACCAACTCGGCGTCGATCCCGACCTGGTCAACCCGAGCGGCGGCGCGATCGCCCTCGGCCACCCCCTGGGCTGTTCGGGCGCCCGCATCCTGACCACCCTCCTGCACCGCATGCGCCGCACGGGCGCGGACCGCGGCCTCGCCACGATGTGCGTGGGCGTGGGGCAGGGGAGCGCGGTGCTGGTGGAACGCCACTAG